A part of Pectobacterium cacticida genomic DNA contains:
- a CDS encoding DNA topoisomerase III: MRLFIAEKPSLARAIADVLPKPHRRGDGFIACGQHDVVTWCVGHLLEQAQPEVYDAGYARWSLADLPIIPQQWRLQPRASVSKQLSTIKKLLNEATEVVHAGDPDREGQLLVDEVLEYLALSEEKRQKARRCLINDLNPQAVERAVSRLRENREFIPLCVSALARSRADWLYGINMTRAYTLLGRSAGYDGVLSVGRVQTPVLGLVVRRDEEIENFVPKDYFEVKAHIVTPADERFVALWQPSESCEPYQDEEGRLLHRALAEHVVKRIEGQPAVVINYNDKRESEIAPLPYSLSALQIEAAKRFGLSAQQVLDVCQKLYETHKLITYPRSDCRYLPEEHFAGRHAVLNAISVHQPDLLPQPVMDADRRNRCWNDGKVDAHHAIIPTARSARVSLTENERNVYGLVARQYLMQFCPDAVFRKCEIELDIAGGKFIAKARFLAEAGWRTLLGGKERDEENEGTPLPVVAKGDALLCERAEVVERQTQPPRPFTDATLLSAMTGIARFVQDKALKKILRATDGLGTEATRAGIIELLFKRTFLFKKARYIHASEAGRALIHSLPDSAVHPDMTAHWEATLTKISEKQCRYQDFMQPLTNSLHTLIQQAKQQGTQSAFKGLTTPPAGASKRRKARTTKTKGSK, from the coding sequence ATGCGACTCTTTATTGCCGAAAAGCCTAGCCTAGCGCGGGCAATTGCAGACGTATTACCCAAACCGCATCGGCGAGGCGATGGCTTTATCGCCTGTGGTCAGCATGATGTTGTCACATGGTGCGTAGGGCACCTTTTGGAGCAGGCGCAGCCAGAGGTCTATGATGCGGGATACGCGCGCTGGTCCCTAGCCGATCTCCCTATTATTCCGCAACAATGGCGATTGCAACCGAGAGCCTCGGTGAGTAAACAACTCAGCACCATAAAAAAACTTCTCAATGAGGCCACAGAGGTGGTTCACGCTGGCGATCCAGATCGGGAAGGGCAATTGCTTGTGGATGAGGTATTGGAATACCTTGCGCTTTCAGAAGAGAAACGCCAAAAAGCGCGCCGCTGTTTGATCAACGATCTCAACCCGCAGGCGGTCGAACGCGCGGTGTCCCGCCTGCGTGAAAACAGGGAGTTCATTCCGCTCTGCGTATCGGCATTGGCGCGTTCTCGTGCTGATTGGCTTTACGGTATTAATATGACTCGCGCCTACACGTTATTAGGCCGCAGCGCCGGCTATGACGGCGTGCTATCGGTCGGCCGCGTACAAACACCCGTGCTGGGGCTGGTGGTACGGCGCGATGAAGAGATCGAAAACTTTGTTCCCAAGGATTACTTTGAAGTAAAGGCGCATATCGTGACGCCTGCCGATGAACGTTTTGTCGCGCTTTGGCAGCCCAGCGAGTCTTGTGAGCCTTATCAGGACGAAGAAGGGCGTTTACTACATCGAGCGCTGGCAGAACATGTCGTCAAACGTATTGAAGGCCAGCCGGCAGTCGTTATCAACTACAATGACAAACGGGAATCGGAAATCGCGCCGCTGCCTTATTCGCTCTCAGCGTTACAGATTGAGGCGGCTAAACGCTTCGGGCTGAGTGCACAGCAGGTGCTGGACGTATGCCAGAAACTGTATGAAACGCATAAATTGATTACCTATCCGCGTTCTGACTGCCGCTACCTGCCAGAGGAGCATTTTGCCGGGCGCCATGCCGTTTTAAACGCCATATCCGTCCACCAGCCTGACTTGTTGCCTCAGCCGGTAATGGATGCAGATCGGCGTAATCGCTGCTGGAACGACGGTAAAGTCGATGCCCACCACGCAATCATTCCTACCGCCCGTAGCGCGCGTGTCTCACTGACGGAAAACGAGCGCAATGTGTATGGTTTAGTTGCGCGGCAGTACCTCATGCAGTTCTGTCCAGACGCGGTGTTCCGTAAATGCGAGATTGAACTGGATATCGCAGGCGGTAAATTCATTGCTAAAGCACGCTTTCTGGCGGAAGCCGGTTGGCGCACGCTGTTGGGGGGTAAAGAACGGGACGAAGAGAACGAAGGCACGCCGTTGCCTGTCGTGGCAAAAGGGGACGCGCTACTGTGTGAACGTGCTGAGGTGGTTGAGCGACAGACCCAGCCGCCGCGACCGTTCACCGATGCGACACTGCTTTCGGCGATGACCGGGATTGCTCGTTTTGTGCAAGATAAAGCGCTGAAGAAAATACTGCGAGCGACCGATGGTTTAGGTACAGAGGCAACGCGTGCGGGCATCATCGAATTACTGTTTAAGCGTACATTTCTGTTTAAGAAAGCGCGTTACATTCATGCGAGTGAAGCTGGGCGCGCATTAATACATTCCTTGCCGGACAGCGCGGTGCATCCCGACATGACGGCGCATTGGGAGGCTACACTCACTAAGATCAGCGAGAAACAATGTCGCTATCAGGATTTTATGCAACCGCTGACGAACAGCTTACATACGTTGATTCAGCAGGCAAAACAACAGGGTACACAGAGTGCGTTCAAAGGGCTTACTACGCCGCCAGCAGGGGCTTCCAAACGACGTAAGGCTCGAACGACGAAAACCAAGGGGTCAAAGTGA
- a CDS encoding NAD(P)H nitroreductase → MDALELLVNRRSAARLTAPAPKGDALENIIRAGMRAPDHGGMQPWRFFLIENDGLDRFSALLARAAQLENLDEAGINKARQAPYRAPLIITVVAHCEDNPKVPRWEQIVSAGCAVQAMQMAAVAQGFNGIWRSGAWTHNTLVREAFGCREQDEIVGFLYLGTPQLKASTTVAPCATEAFVRHF, encoded by the coding sequence ATGGATGCGCTTGAATTGCTAGTGAATCGTCGTTCGGCCGCGCGCCTTACCGCACCGGCACCTAAAGGTGACGCACTGGAAAACATCATCCGCGCCGGTATGCGCGCGCCGGATCACGGTGGCATGCAGCCATGGCGCTTTTTTTTGATTGAAAATGACGGCTTAGATCGCTTTAGTGCCTTATTGGCGCGAGCGGCGCAGCTGGAAAATCTGGATGAAGCCGGTATCAATAAGGCGCGTCAGGCACCTTACCGGGCACCGTTGATTATCACCGTGGTGGCGCATTGTGAAGACAATCCGAAAGTCCCTCGCTGGGAGCAAATTGTGTCCGCCGGCTGTGCCGTTCAGGCTATGCAAATGGCCGCCGTGGCGCAAGGGTTTAATGGCATCTGGCGTAGCGGTGCCTGGACGCATAATACGTTGGTACGTGAGGCATTTGGTTGTCGGGAACAGGATGAAATCGTTGGTTTTCTTTATCTGGGAACGCCACAACTCAAGGCTTCGACCACGGTCGCGCCCTGTGCCACTGAAGCGTTCGTGCGTCACTTCTGA
- the sppA gene encoding signal peptide peptidase SppA: MRTLWRIFSRLFTWTWRLLNFIREFILNLFLIALLFVGVGIYLQVKSTPEPATKGALLVDLSGVVVDKPTVNNKLRQLGREFFGASSNRRQENSLFDIVDGIRQAKGDDNITGMVLDLSDFTGADQPSLQYIGKALREFRDSGKPIYAIGDSYSQAQYYLASFANTVSLTPQGSVDLHGFATNNLYFKSLLDKLKVTTHIFRVGTYKSAVEPYLRDDMSPAARDADGRWVNALWQQYLNTVSANRQITPQQLFPGAAGIIAGLQAVQGDTARYALDNKLVDVVASHSETEQSLIKVFGWNSQKNNYNSTSIYDYALKPQGQNANQIAVIFANGAIIDGPEAPGMVGGATTAAQIRAARLDPKIKALILRVNSPGGSVTASEQIRSELMAFRSAGKPIVVSMGGMAASGGYWISTPANAIISSAATLTGSIGIFGVITTFENSLESLGVHTDGIATSPLADLSITKSLPPEFSQMMQLSIERGYKNFIDIVAQSRKKTPEQIDKIAQGHVWVGSDAKENGLVDQLGDFDDAVKLAAKLAKLDQYQLNWYAESPGLFDTMLNQVNASVYALLPVAVQSMLPAPVAQLAEVVRAQPSLMNNFNDPQNRYAFCLPCGDVR; encoded by the coding sequence ATGCGCACACTGTGGCGAATTTTTAGCAGATTGTTTACGTGGACATGGCGTCTACTCAATTTCATCAGGGAATTTATTCTTAACCTTTTCCTTATCGCGTTACTTTTTGTCGGCGTTGGAATTTACTTGCAAGTAAAATCGACGCCGGAACCGGCCACGAAGGGGGCGTTACTCGTCGATCTCTCGGGTGTGGTGGTTGATAAACCGACGGTTAATAACAAGCTACGTCAATTAGGGCGCGAATTCTTCGGCGCATCGAGCAATCGACGTCAGGAAAACTCACTGTTTGATATTGTCGACGGCATCCGTCAGGCAAAGGGAGATGACAACATCACGGGTATGGTGCTGGATCTCAGCGATTTTACCGGCGCCGACCAACCCTCCCTTCAGTATATTGGCAAGGCACTGCGTGAATTTCGTGACAGCGGTAAGCCTATTTATGCCATCGGTGACAGCTACAGTCAGGCGCAATATTATTTAGCCAGTTTTGCTAATACCGTGTCATTAACGCCACAGGGAAGTGTTGATCTGCACGGTTTCGCCACCAATAATCTCTACTTCAAGTCCCTCCTCGACAAACTGAAAGTCACCACCCACATCTTCCGGGTGGGAACCTATAAATCCGCCGTAGAACCGTATTTGCGTGACGATATGTCACCAGCCGCCCGTGATGCGGATGGACGCTGGGTTAACGCACTATGGCAACAGTATTTAAACACCGTCTCCGCTAATCGCCAGATCACGCCGCAGCAACTCTTCCCCGGCGCAGCAGGTATAATTGCCGGTTTACAGGCCGTTCAGGGCGATACCGCTCGCTATGCGTTAGATAATAAGCTGGTCGATGTCGTCGCATCACACTCCGAGACGGAACAATCACTGATTAAAGTCTTTGGCTGGAATAGCCAAAAAAATAATTATAATTCCACCAGCATCTACGACTACGCGCTTAAACCGCAGGGGCAAAACGCTAATCAGATTGCGGTTATCTTTGCCAACGGAGCCATCATTGACGGGCCGGAAGCACCAGGAATGGTCGGCGGTGCTACCACGGCCGCACAGATTCGCGCCGCCCGACTCGATCCCAAAATAAAAGCGCTGATACTGCGCGTCAATAGTCCCGGCGGTAGTGTTACAGCCTCGGAACAGATTCGCTCGGAATTGATGGCATTTCGCTCGGCAGGCAAGCCTATTGTGGTTTCCATGGGAGGAATGGCGGCATCAGGAGGGTACTGGATCTCCACGCCAGCGAACGCGATAATCTCCAGCGCTGCTACGTTAACCGGCTCCATCGGTATTTTTGGCGTAATTACTACGTTTGAAAATTCATTGGAAAGTCTTGGCGTCCACACCGATGGCATAGCCACTTCTCCATTGGCCGATCTGTCTATCACCAAGTCGCTGCCTCCGGAGTTTTCACAGATGATGCAGCTAAGTATTGAACGTGGCTATAAAAATTTCATTGATATTGTGGCACAGTCGCGTAAAAAAACGCCGGAGCAAATCGATAAAATCGCTCAAGGGCACGTTTGGGTGGGTAGCGATGCGAAAGAAAATGGCCTGGTCGATCAGCTAGGTGATTTTGATGATGCAGTGAAATTAGCCGCTAAACTGGCGAAGCTGGATCAATATCAATTGAATTGGTATGCCGAATCGCCGGGTCTGTTCGATACGATGTTGAATCAGGTGAATGCCTCAGTTTATGCATTATTACCTGTTGCCGTTCAATCCATGTTGCCCGCACCGGTTGCACAGTTGGCGGAGGTGGTGCGCGCACAACCTTCCCTCATGAATAATTTCAACGATCCGCAAAATCGATATGCATTTTGCCTCCCCTGTGGGGACGTTCGCTAA
- the pncA gene encoding bifunctional nicotinamidase/pyrazinamidase: MKKALLLIDLQNDFCPGGSLAVKEGDRVIDIANRAIDACEAAGVTIIASQDWHPANHGSFAANAHASIGDTGELNGLPQVWWPVHCVQHTAGADLHPALHRSAIQWIVRKGTQPEVDSYSAFFDNGHRVKTDLDAWLRAHQITHLTIMGLATDYCVKFSVLDAIDLGYHTEVLVDGCRGVNLLPNDSDAALQEMAQRGAILTDITRFLATLPSIR, encoded by the coding sequence ATGAAAAAAGCACTGCTACTGATTGATTTGCAAAATGATTTTTGTCCTGGTGGTTCATTGGCCGTTAAGGAGGGCGATCGCGTTATTGATATTGCCAACCGTGCCATTGATGCCTGCGAGGCGGCAGGCGTTACGATAATCGCCAGTCAGGATTGGCATCCTGCTAATCACGGTAGTTTTGCTGCTAATGCACATGCCAGCATCGGCGATACCGGTGAATTAAATGGATTACCGCAGGTATGGTGGCCCGTTCACTGCGTACAGCACACAGCAGGCGCAGACCTCCATCCGGCATTACATCGGTCTGCCATTCAGTGGATTGTGCGAAAAGGGACTCAGCCTGAGGTTGACAGCTATAGCGCTTTTTTCGATAACGGACATCGGGTTAAAACCGATCTGGATGCATGGCTACGCGCTCACCAGATTACCCATCTGACGATAATGGGGCTGGCAACAGATTATTGCGTAAAGTTCAGCGTGTTAGATGCCATAGACTTGGGATACCACACCGAGGTGCTGGTAGATGGCTGTCGTGGTGTAAACCTCTTACCTAACGACAGCGATGCGGCACTACAAGAGATGGCGCAGCGGGGGGCAATACTAACAGATATAACGCGGTTCCTTGCCACTCTACCGTCAATCCGCTGA
- a CDS encoding YeaC family protein: MELNELIDAMTPTIYQRIVTAVELGKWPDGVALTPEQKENCLQMVMLWQARHNTQAEHMTIGTDGEIVLKSKQELKRQFTQADAIVRLKPDA; encoded by the coding sequence ATGGAACTCAATGAGTTGATTGACGCCATGACGCCAACCATTTACCAACGGATAGTGACGGCCGTGGAACTGGGTAAATGGCCGGATGGGGTCGCATTGACGCCTGAACAGAAAGAGAACTGTCTGCAAATGGTTATGCTGTGGCAGGCTCGCCATAATACGCAGGCTGAACACATGACGATTGGCACTGATGGTGAAATTGTGCTGAAGAGCAAGCAGGAACTAAAGCGTCAATTTACGCAAGCCGATGCGATTGTTAGGCTAAAGCCAGATGCATAA
- the msrB gene encoding peptide-methionine (R)-S-oxide reductase MsrB, whose translation MINDSATPTPSDDTELTEMQRYVTQQRGTEPAFSGKLLHNKRTGIYHCLCCQAPLFYSDSKYDSGCGWPSFDRPVAIDAIRYLEDDSHNMRRIEIRCGQCDAHLGHVFPDGPPTTGERYCVNSASLSFIDKANGERIDG comes from the coding sequence ATGATTAACGACTCTGCTACACCAACACCTTCCGATGATACAGAATTGACTGAGATGCAGCGCTATGTCACTCAGCAACGCGGTACGGAACCCGCATTTTCAGGCAAGCTACTGCATAACAAACGCACCGGCATCTATCACTGCCTGTGTTGTCAGGCCCCACTATTTTATTCCGATAGCAAATATGATTCAGGTTGCGGTTGGCCAAGTTTTGATCGGCCTGTTGCCATTGATGCCATTCGCTATCTGGAAGACGATTCGCACAATATGCGTCGTATTGAGATTCGCTGTGGGCAGTGCGATGCGCATCTGGGCCATGTCTTCCCTGATGGCCCCCCAACCACTGGCGAACGTTATTGTGTTAATTCCGCCTCGCTGAGCTTTATCGACAAGGCGAATGGCGAGCGCATTGATGGATAA